The DNA window GAACTCGACGGTGGCCCCGCGCCCGTCAGGCACCGGGCCGCGCCTCTACTTCGGCGGCGCCTCGCCGGCCGCCGAGCAGGTGTCGGCGACCGAGGCCGACGTGCAGTTGTTCTGGGGCGAGCCGCTCGCCGGCATCGCCGACCGGATCGCGCGGCTGGAGGGGCTGAGCCGTTCGCTCGGACGGGCACACGCGCCGCTGGAGTACGGGCTGCGCATCACGACCCTCGTACGCGACACCGCCGAGGAGGCGTGGCGCGACGCCGAGGCGAAGGTCGCGAAGCTGGCGGATGCGCAGCGGGCGCCGCGTCCGCAGTTCTTCAAGGCTGTTGGTCAGCAGCGGTTGCTCGAACTCGCCGAACGCGGTGAGGTGCTGGACTCCTGCCTGTACACGACGCCGGGGAAGTTCGGCGGTGGTGGCGCCGGCACGACCTGGCTGGTCGGCTCACCCGACGACGTCGCGGACGCGCTGCGTGCGTACGCCAAGCTCGGCATCACGCACTTCATCCTGTCCGATACCCCGTACAAGCAGGAGAT is part of the Tenggerimyces flavus genome and encodes:
- a CDS encoding LLM class flavin-dependent oxidoreductase, whose amino-acid sequence is MTLEFLWYIPNTVEPGHRGDDTADGWGTLDFSTDLAVAAEKHGWSGALIGTGWGRPDTFTVATALAARTSTFRPLVAIRPGYWRPAHFASAAATLDRLSGGRLLVNIVSGQDNLAAYGDSEGDQAQRYARTKEFLQLVRRLWTEENVTFAGEYFQVENSTVAPRPSGTGPRLYFGGASPAAEQVSATEADVQLFWGEPLAGIADRIARLEGLSRSLGRAHAPLEYGLRITTLVRDTAEEAWRDAEAKVAKLADAQRAPRPQFFKAVGQQRLLELAERGEVLDSCLYTTPGKFGGGGAGTTWLVGSPDDVADALRAYAKLGITHFILSDTPYKQEIARVGDQLLPLLS